The proteins below are encoded in one region of Tomitella fengzijianii:
- a CDS encoding HNH endonuclease signature motif containing protein, whose amino-acid sequence MGSESQGNQAQDNKAQGTAFKQAVTSDTSVVDGIGAPVGPDASRHRDRVGSFAELVMAPLSEGLWQHSEYELGAWTAEVAAWELSLHIGQLRICAEQVARRTDILGLSETRAINRTGDELASRSRIGVDSARSTVMFAVAVSARPAVLAAIARARATEAQAKAILRLIASLPEDDPDSIALADQIEAVLLDTARSCRSAQSGAFADAVTKFDAVLNPDGTPPADDAERNEFSVARLLNGRYRVRGDVDAETGEQIHAALSPLSAPRPEDDGTRDRRGPARRRADALAEIIRRYLCGLGPDDQPGGAAGDARGDRNADGAGETATDAGTCTADDPAERAANCSARDGGNTHGEVLPGGNARPQVHVHIRARDLADLPADQDQLLSLLRQGRIHDMFALLQSGWTGHHGAMSTSVLRRIACDAAVTPILVDGHGTPLDLGRTARLASRAQRRALAARDHGCAFPGCTRPIAWTDAHHIIHWADGGPTDLDNLVLLCTAHHRAVHNDGWDIAMSEHRRPVFRPPAGIDPFRRWIDHEGLATAEPDGPP is encoded by the coding sequence ATGGGGTCGGAGTCGCAGGGGAATCAGGCGCAGGACAACAAGGCGCAGGGGACCGCTTTCAAGCAGGCCGTTACGAGCGACACCAGCGTCGTCGACGGAATCGGGGCACCGGTGGGTCCCGACGCATCCCGGCACCGCGACCGTGTCGGCTCGTTCGCCGAGCTGGTGATGGCACCGCTGTCCGAGGGGCTGTGGCAGCACTCCGAGTACGAGCTGGGCGCGTGGACCGCAGAGGTCGCCGCCTGGGAACTGTCGCTGCATATCGGGCAACTGCGCATCTGCGCCGAGCAGGTCGCACGCCGCACCGACATACTCGGCCTGAGCGAGACCCGCGCGATCAACCGCACCGGGGACGAGCTCGCCTCGCGCAGCCGTATCGGCGTCGACAGCGCCCGCTCCACCGTCATGTTCGCCGTCGCCGTGTCCGCCCGCCCCGCCGTGCTCGCCGCCATCGCACGCGCCCGGGCCACCGAGGCGCAGGCCAAAGCGATCCTCCGGCTGATCGCCTCGCTCCCCGAGGACGACCCCGATTCGATCGCACTGGCCGACCAGATCGAGGCCGTACTCCTCGATACCGCCCGCTCCTGCCGCAGCGCGCAGTCCGGCGCGTTCGCGGACGCGGTCACCAAGTTCGATGCCGTCCTCAACCCAGACGGCACGCCGCCCGCCGACGACGCCGAACGCAACGAGTTCTCCGTCGCCCGGTTGCTCAACGGCCGCTACCGCGTCCGCGGCGACGTCGACGCCGAGACGGGCGAGCAGATCCACGCCGCCCTTTCTCCCCTGTCCGCGCCGCGGCCGGAGGACGACGGCACCCGCGACCGCCGGGGGCCGGCCCGACGACGCGCGGACGCGCTCGCAGAGATCATCCGCCGGTACCTGTGCGGCCTCGGCCCCGACGACCAGCCGGGCGGAGCCGCGGGCGACGCACGCGGAGACCGGAATGCCGACGGCGCGGGCGAGACCGCCACAGATGCAGGGACCTGCACCGCCGACGATCCCGCTGAGCGCGCCGCGAACTGCTCCGCCCGCGACGGGGGCAACACCCACGGCGAGGTCCTGCCGGGCGGAAACGCCCGCCCCCAAGTGCACGTGCACATTCGGGCACGCGACCTCGCCGACCTGCCCGCCGACCAGGACCAGCTTCTGTCGCTGCTGCGGCAGGGGCGGATCCACGACATGTTCGCGCTGCTGCAGTCCGGGTGGACCGGGCACCACGGCGCCATGTCCACCTCCGTGCTGCGGCGGATAGCCTGCGATGCGGCCGTCACGCCGATCCTCGTCGACGGGCACGGCACGCCCCTCGACCTGGGCCGCACCGCACGGCTGGCCTCCCGTGCGCAGCGCCGCGCGCTCGCGGCCCGCGACCACGGTTGCGCGTTCCCGGGCTGCACCCGGCCCATCGCCTGGACCGACGCGCACCACATCATCCACTGGGCCGACGGCGGACCCACCGACCTCGACAATCTCGTCCTGCTGTGCACGGCGCACCACCGTGCCGTGCACAACGACGGCTGGGACATCGCCATGTCGGAGCACCGCAGACCCGTGTTCCGGCCGCCTGCCGGCATCGACCCCTTCCGGCGCTGGATCGACCACGAGGGGCTCGCCACGGCGGAACCCGACGGGCCGCCGTGA
- a CDS encoding ATP-binding cassette domain-containing protein: protein MAPMIEARNLVKKYRDVTALDGLDLAVPEGTVLGLLGPNGAGKTTAVRIISTLLIPDSGTVHLAGVDVLAEPDAARARLGLSGQYAAVDEHLTGFENLEMVGRLYGFRRKYARTRARELLAQFSLSDAADRPSKTYSGGMRRRLDLAGALVAAPPVLVLDEPTTGLDPRSRNEMWSVIRSLVADGATVLLTTQYLEEADNLADDIVVIDHGRAIAHGTADQLKQDFGADRIELVVTDPADIPRARAALESGSDDAVQLDEPSRTLAVPAPGGSRALMDTLRGLDSAGIEVSDIGLRRPTLDDVFLALTGHAAEEDAVPDDIPAPSPDRPGDQTASEANR from the coding sequence GTGGCACCGATGATCGAAGCCCGCAATCTGGTGAAGAAATACCGTGACGTGACCGCGTTGGACGGACTCGATCTGGCGGTCCCGGAGGGCACGGTCCTGGGACTGCTGGGGCCCAACGGGGCCGGCAAGACCACGGCGGTGCGCATCATCTCCACGCTGCTGATCCCCGATTCCGGCACGGTGCACCTGGCGGGGGTGGACGTCCTCGCCGAACCCGACGCCGCCCGCGCCCGCCTGGGGCTGTCCGGCCAGTACGCGGCGGTGGACGAGCACCTCACCGGCTTCGAGAACCTGGAAATGGTGGGACGCCTGTACGGATTCCGCCGAAAATACGCACGCACCCGCGCCCGCGAGCTGCTCGCCCAGTTCTCCCTGTCGGACGCCGCGGACCGCCCCTCCAAGACGTACTCCGGCGGCATGCGGCGCCGCCTCGACCTGGCAGGGGCGCTCGTGGCCGCACCCCCCGTGCTGGTCCTCGACGAGCCCACCACCGGCCTCGATCCGCGCAGCCGCAACGAGATGTGGTCGGTGATCCGCTCGCTCGTCGCCGACGGCGCCACGGTGCTGCTCACCACCCAGTACCTGGAGGAGGCGGACAACCTGGCCGACGACATCGTCGTCATCGACCACGGGCGTGCCATCGCCCACGGCACCGCCGACCAGCTCAAGCAGGACTTCGGCGCCGACCGCATAGAGCTGGTGGTCACCGATCCGGCCGACATCCCGCGGGCCCGCGCCGCACTCGAATCCGGCTCCGACGACGCCGTCCAGCTGGACGAGCCGTCGCGCACGCTGGCGGTCCCGGCGCCGGGCGGTTCCCGCGCCCTGATGGACACGCTTCGCGGGCTGGACTCCGCCGGGATCGAGGTGTCCGACATCGGACTGCGGCGCCCCACACTCGACGACGTGTTCCTCGCCCTCACCGGTCATGCCGCGGAAGAGGATGCGGTACCCGACGACATCCCGGCCCCCTCCCCCGACAGGCCCGGCGACCAGACCGCGAGCGAGGCGAACCGATGA
- the bioB gene encoding biotin synthase BioB, with amino-acid sequence MAAHSPSPDLPDGGILAVARAQVLENGEPLGKDQVLRVLRLPEEFLDEALGLAHEVRMKWAGPEVEVEGIISLKTGGCPEDCHFCSQSGLFASPVRAARLDIPSLVEAAKQTAKTGATEFCIVAAVRGPDERLMAQVAAGIEAIRDEVDIQIACSLGMLTREQVDALAAMGVHRYNHNLETARSYFPQVVTTHTWEEREQTLRMVADAGMEVCCGGILGMGETLEQRAEFAADLTALDPDEVPLNFFDPRPGTPFGDLDVMPAADALRAVAAFRLALPRTMLRFAGGRELTLGDLGARKGLLGGINAVIVGNYLTTLGRTPETDLEMLGELTMPVKALNATL; translated from the coding sequence ATGGCGGCCCACTCGCCCTCCCCGGACCTGCCCGACGGCGGCATCCTCGCCGTCGCCCGCGCCCAGGTGCTCGAGAACGGCGAACCGCTCGGCAAGGACCAGGTGCTCCGCGTGCTCCGGCTTCCGGAAGAATTTCTGGACGAGGCGCTGGGGTTGGCCCACGAGGTGCGCATGAAGTGGGCGGGGCCGGAGGTCGAGGTGGAGGGCATCATCAGCCTCAAGACCGGCGGCTGCCCGGAAGACTGCCACTTCTGTTCGCAGTCGGGGCTTTTCGCGTCGCCCGTACGCGCGGCCAGGCTGGACATCCCGAGCCTGGTGGAGGCCGCGAAGCAGACGGCGAAGACGGGCGCCACCGAGTTCTGCATCGTCGCCGCGGTGCGCGGGCCGGACGAGCGGCTGATGGCGCAGGTGGCCGCCGGAATCGAGGCGATCCGCGACGAGGTGGACATCCAGATCGCATGTTCGCTGGGCATGCTCACCCGGGAGCAGGTCGATGCTCTGGCGGCGATGGGGGTGCACCGCTACAACCACAATCTGGAGACGGCGCGGTCGTATTTTCCGCAGGTCGTCACCACGCACACGTGGGAGGAGCGCGAGCAGACGCTGCGGATGGTGGCCGACGCGGGGATGGAGGTGTGCTGCGGCGGGATCCTCGGGATGGGCGAGACGCTCGAGCAGCGGGCCGAGTTCGCAGCGGATCTGACCGCCCTCGATCCGGACGAGGTGCCGCTGAACTTCTTCGACCCGCGGCCGGGGACCCCGTTCGGCGACCTCGACGTGATGCCGGCGGCCGATGCGCTGCGTGCCGTCGCCGCGTTTCGGCTGGCCCTGCCACGCACGATGCTGCGGTTCGCGGGCGGCCGTGAGCTCACCCTGGGCGACCTGGGCGCGCGGAAGGGCCTGCTCGGCGGCATCAACGCGGTGATCGTCGGCAACTACCTCACCACGTTGGGCCGGACGCCGGAAACGGACCTGGAGATGCTGGGCGAGCTGACGATGCCCGTCAAGGCTCTGAACGCGACGCTGTGA
- a CDS encoding DUF2567 domain-containing protein, which yields MRTFSPARGATLVGIGCALAGVLGGVVWGLLAPGRTQVVAHGGLLLSVDMSANHEFDALAIFVWISVVVGVVSGAAAWAWRSIRGPLTALAVIVGGVAGAWLAAGMGDLVAQSRFDWPGASELDSMVGQVVVQAPSVELWIALVMQPLAAGLVYLVAVLLAPDADLGSAAAHAVPSGSASLEPGVVPSASTPAAEPGRGGSAIGT from the coding sequence GTGAGGACTTTCTCCCCCGCGCGGGGCGCCACGCTCGTCGGCATCGGCTGCGCACTCGCGGGGGTGCTCGGCGGTGTCGTCTGGGGCCTGCTGGCGCCGGGGCGGACGCAGGTGGTGGCGCACGGCGGGTTGTTGCTGTCCGTGGACATGTCGGCCAACCACGAGTTCGACGCGCTGGCGATCTTCGTGTGGATCTCGGTGGTCGTCGGCGTCGTGAGCGGCGCGGCCGCCTGGGCCTGGCGCAGCATCCGCGGCCCGTTGACGGCGTTGGCGGTGATCGTGGGCGGCGTGGCCGGCGCCTGGCTCGCGGCGGGCATGGGGGACCTGGTGGCGCAGAGCAGGTTCGACTGGCCGGGCGCGTCCGAGCTGGACTCGATGGTGGGTCAGGTGGTGGTGCAGGCGCCGTCTGTGGAGTTGTGGATCGCGCTGGTCATGCAGCCGTTGGCCGCGGGGCTGGTCTATCTTGTCGCTGTACTGCTCGCGCCGGATGCGGACTTGGGTTCGGCTGCCGCACATGCGGTGCCGTCGGGGAGTGCCAGCCTTGAGCCCGGCGTCGTGCCAAGCGCATCGACTCCGGCTGCGGAACCTGGTCGCGGCGGGTCCGCGATCGGGACGTGA
- a CDS encoding ABC transporter permease, which produces MTTTALPVPHRGRTRVFTDSVVIAKRNLIKIIRVPEVLVFVLISPIMFVLLFAYVFGGAIDPGGGVNYREFLIGGIFAQTVVFGATFTGAGLAEDMQKGIIDRFRSLPMSRSAVLIGRTVSDIAYNLLSIAIMAVTGLLVGWRMRGSFLDAVAGFLLLLVFSYAFSWIMAYVGLLVPSVEVINNASFVVIMPLTFVSNAFVPLESFPTFLQYFVEWNPVSAVTQAVREFFGNTNPSIPVSDAWSMQHPTAYTLCWVVLILVIFMPLSIGRYKRAVR; this is translated from the coding sequence ATGACCACGACGGCACTTCCCGTACCCCACCGCGGCCGCACCCGGGTCTTCACCGACTCGGTGGTGATCGCCAAGCGCAACCTGATCAAGATCATCCGCGTGCCGGAAGTCCTCGTGTTCGTCCTTATCTCGCCGATCATGTTCGTGCTGCTGTTCGCGTACGTCTTCGGCGGCGCGATCGACCCGGGCGGCGGCGTGAACTACCGGGAGTTCCTGATCGGCGGGATCTTCGCGCAGACAGTCGTCTTCGGCGCCACCTTCACCGGCGCGGGGCTCGCCGAAGACATGCAGAAGGGCATCATCGACCGGTTCCGATCGCTGCCCATGTCGCGGTCTGCCGTGCTGATCGGCCGCACGGTCTCCGACATCGCCTACAACCTGCTCTCCATCGCCATCATGGCCGTCACCGGGCTGCTGGTGGGGTGGCGCATGCGCGGGTCGTTCCTCGACGCCGTCGCGGGATTCCTGCTGCTGCTGGTGTTCTCGTACGCCTTCAGCTGGATCATGGCCTATGTGGGCCTGCTGGTGCCCAGCGTCGAGGTGATCAACAACGCCTCGTTCGTCGTGATCATGCCGCTGACGTTCGTGTCCAACGCCTTCGTGCCGCTCGAGTCGTTCCCCACGTTCCTGCAGTACTTCGTGGAGTGGAATCCGGTTTCGGCGGTCACGCAGGCGGTGCGCGAGTTCTTCGGCAACACCAATCCGTCGATCCCCGTCTCCGACGCCTGGTCGATGCAGCACCCCACCGCGTACACGCTGTGCTGGGTGGTGCTGATCCTCGTGATCTTCATGCCGCTGTCCATCGGTCGGTACAAGCGGGCGGTGCGGTAG
- a CDS encoding DapH/DapD/GlmU-related protein, translating into MRNQRLIRRRTPESRALAERTQVVMELTSRLNTLLHSDVEARTALLGQILGRPVPETLTLYPPFYCDHGLSLEFGEHVFVNQNCSFYDIGGISIGDWTMVGPGVTLTTAGHPVERARRFDGITAAPITIGADVWIGANATVAPGVRIGAGSVVAAGAVVAKDVPADHLVSSAGHIMRRDLAPATGPE; encoded by the coding sequence ATGCGCAATCAGCGGCTGATCCGACGACGCACTCCGGAATCCCGGGCGCTCGCCGAGCGCACGCAGGTCGTCATGGAGCTGACCTCCCGCTTGAACACGCTGCTCCACAGCGACGTCGAGGCCCGCACTGCGCTGCTCGGTCAGATCCTCGGTCGGCCGGTGCCCGAAACCCTCACCCTCTACCCGCCGTTCTATTGCGATCACGGCTTGAGCCTGGAGTTCGGCGAGCACGTGTTCGTGAATCAGAACTGCTCGTTCTACGACATCGGCGGAATCTCCATCGGAGACTGGACGATGGTCGGCCCCGGGGTCACGCTGACCACGGCCGGACACCCCGTCGAGCGCGCACGACGATTCGACGGCATCACCGCCGCGCCGATCACCATCGGCGCGGACGTCTGGATCGGCGCGAACGCCACGGTGGCACCGGGCGTCCGCATCGGCGCCGGCTCCGTCGTCGCCGCGGGGGCCGTGGTGGCGAAGGACGTCCCCGCCGATCACCTCGTCAGCAGCGCCGGCCACATCATGCGGCGCGATCTCGCACCCGCCACCGGGCCGGAGTAG
- the nadA gene encoding quinolinate synthase NadA: MTTTLTQPVRLESELAAGIVDGPGGYTGVEAGPEWAAEVRRLATLRNATILAHNYQLPAIQDIADHVGDSLALARAAAAAPEQTIVFCGVHFMAESAKILSPEKTVLIPDERAGCSLADSITAADLREWKSEHPDAVVVSYVNTTAEVKALTDICCTSSNAVDVVESIDPDREVLFLPDQFLGAHVKRVTGRDNIHIWAGECHVHAGINGEELTAQVEASPDAELFVHPECGCATSALYLAGEGTVPEDRVKILSTGGMLDQASQTKAEKVLVATEVGMLYQLRKAAPEVDFQPVNDRAACPYMKMITPAALLRSLAVGADEVHVDEQTAHAARLSVERMIGHGDPGSGE; the protein is encoded by the coding sequence ATGACGACCACGCTGACCCAGCCTGTACGGCTCGAATCGGAGTTGGCCGCAGGAATCGTCGACGGCCCAGGCGGCTACACGGGCGTGGAGGCGGGGCCGGAGTGGGCCGCTGAGGTCCGCCGCCTGGCCACGCTGCGCAACGCCACGATCCTGGCGCACAACTACCAGCTGCCGGCCATCCAGGACATCGCCGACCACGTGGGCGACTCCCTGGCCCTGGCCCGCGCCGCGGCCGCCGCCCCCGAGCAGACCATCGTCTTCTGCGGCGTGCACTTCATGGCCGAGTCGGCCAAGATCCTCAGCCCGGAGAAGACGGTCCTGATCCCCGACGAGCGCGCCGGCTGCTCGCTCGCCGATTCCATCACCGCCGCCGACCTGCGCGAGTGGAAGTCCGAGCACCCGGACGCCGTCGTCGTCTCCTACGTCAACACCACGGCCGAGGTGAAGGCGCTGACCGACATCTGCTGCACGTCGTCCAACGCGGTGGACGTGGTCGAGTCCATCGACCCGGACCGCGAGGTGCTCTTCCTGCCGGACCAGTTCCTGGGTGCCCACGTCAAGCGGGTGACCGGGCGCGACAACATCCACATCTGGGCGGGCGAGTGCCACGTGCACGCCGGCATCAACGGCGAGGAGCTCACCGCGCAGGTGGAGGCCAGCCCCGACGCCGAGCTTTTCGTGCACCCCGAGTGCGGCTGCGCCACGTCGGCGCTCTACCTGGCCGGCGAGGGCACGGTGCCCGAGGACCGCGTCAAGATCCTCTCGACGGGCGGCATGCTGGACCAGGCGTCGCAGACGAAGGCGGAGAAGGTGCTGGTCGCGACGGAGGTGGGCATGCTCTACCAGCTGCGCAAGGCCGCGCCGGAGGTGGACTTCCAACCGGTGAACGACCGCGCCGCCTGCCCCTACATGAAGATGATCACGCCGGCGGCATTGCTGCGCAGCCTCGCGGTGGGGGCCGACGAGGTGCACGTGGACGAGCAGACGGCGCACGCCGCCCGGCTGTCGGTGGAGCGCATGATCGGGCACGGCGACCCCGGCAGCGGGGAGTGA
- a CDS encoding alanine/glycine:cation symporter family protein produces MDSVDDAIVWFNDKYGYVLIVLLVGAGLYFGTRTAVVQLRMIPEMLRSLRERPARTEGDNGPGAISAFRAFCISAASRVGTGNVAGVAVAITVGGPGAVFWMWLLAVIGGATAFVESTLGQLYKVRDGRDYRGGPAYYLSRGIKNRKAGLVMAFLFAVAITFTYGFVFNAVQSNSISSAFELAAGSDADWIPVAIGVALAVLAGLVIFGGVHRISGVSQIVVPVMAVLYVGIALFVIVTNLPHIPAVVADIVESAFGIRQFAGAGIWAAMMQGMRRGLFSNEAGMGSTPNAAATAAVSHPVKQGLVQTLGVYFDTLVVCSATAFIILLSNPTFGSDVEGVQLTQTALQEHMGSWAAPVLAVILFFLAFSSIIGNYYYGETNIAFFTGRKSVLVVFRVLVIGFVFFGAIAEVSLVWNLADVFSSLMATINILGLIAIGGVAVVLLRHYSQQKSRGLDPVFHRDDVPGLSNVECWDGTDPETVREPVDVR; encoded by the coding sequence ATGGATTCCGTCGACGATGCCATAGTCTGGTTCAACGACAAGTACGGCTATGTGCTGATCGTCCTGCTGGTCGGCGCCGGACTGTACTTCGGCACCCGCACCGCCGTCGTGCAGCTCCGCATGATCCCCGAGATGCTCCGGTCCCTGCGTGAACGCCCGGCCCGCACCGAGGGCGACAACGGCCCCGGCGCCATCTCGGCCTTCCGCGCGTTCTGCATCTCCGCCGCATCCCGCGTGGGCACGGGCAACGTCGCCGGCGTGGCGGTCGCCATCACGGTGGGCGGTCCCGGCGCGGTGTTCTGGATGTGGCTGCTGGCCGTCATCGGCGGCGCGACCGCCTTCGTCGAATCCACGCTGGGCCAGCTCTACAAGGTGCGCGACGGCCGCGACTACCGCGGTGGCCCCGCCTATTACCTCAGCCGGGGCATCAAGAACCGCAAGGCCGGCCTGGTGATGGCGTTCCTGTTCGCCGTGGCGATCACCTTCACCTACGGGTTCGTGTTCAACGCCGTCCAGTCGAACTCCATCTCCAGCGCGTTCGAGCTGGCCGCCGGGTCGGACGCGGACTGGATTCCGGTCGCCATCGGCGTCGCGCTCGCCGTCCTGGCCGGCCTGGTCATCTTCGGCGGAGTGCACCGCATCTCCGGGGTCTCCCAGATCGTCGTGCCCGTCATGGCCGTGCTTTACGTGGGGATCGCGCTGTTCGTCATCGTCACCAACCTGCCGCACATCCCCGCAGTGGTCGCCGACATCGTCGAGTCGGCGTTCGGCATCCGGCAGTTCGCGGGCGCCGGCATCTGGGCGGCGATGATGCAGGGCATGCGGCGCGGGCTGTTCTCCAACGAGGCCGGCATGGGCTCGACCCCCAATGCCGCCGCCACCGCCGCCGTCTCCCACCCCGTCAAGCAGGGCCTGGTCCAGACCCTCGGCGTCTACTTCGACACCCTCGTGGTGTGTTCGGCCACCGCGTTCATCATCCTGCTGTCCAACCCCACGTTCGGCAGCGACGTGGAGGGCGTGCAGCTCACCCAGACAGCGCTGCAGGAACACATGGGCAGCTGGGCCGCGCCCGTCCTGGCGGTCATCCTTTTCTTCCTCGCCTTCAGCTCCATCATCGGCAACTACTACTACGGCGAGACCAACATCGCGTTCTTCACGGGCCGCAAGTCGGTGCTGGTCGTCTTCCGCGTGCTCGTCATCGGGTTCGTGTTCTTCGGCGCCATCGCCGAGGTGAGCCTGGTGTGGAACCTCGCCGACGTGTTCTCGTCGCTCATGGCCACGATCAACATCCTCGGGCTGATCGCCATCGGCGGCGTCGCCGTCGTGCTGCTGCGCCACTACTCGCAGCAGAAGTCCCGCGGGCTCGACCCGGTGTTCCACCGCGACGACGTCCCCGGCCTGAGCAACGTCGAATGCTGGGACGGCACCGACCCGGAGACGGTCCGCGAGCCCGTCGATGTCCGATAG
- the bsaP gene encoding biotin synthase auxiliary protein BsaP yields MTVSDGVGAGYELLVGGPLDVGARRFDVHTGAEIGADAEGAGSSGRLADSFQPPRYCGVCARRMVVQVRPDGWWAQCSRHGRVDSSALDLR; encoded by the coding sequence GTGACCGTCTCCGATGGGGTCGGGGCCGGCTACGAGTTGCTCGTCGGCGGGCCACTCGATGTCGGCGCGCGGCGTTTCGACGTGCACACGGGCGCGGAGATCGGGGCGGATGCGGAAGGTGCGGGGTCGTCCGGCCGTCTCGCCGACAGTTTTCAGCCGCCGCGATACTGCGGAGTGTGCGCGCGCCGCATGGTCGTGCAGGTGCGGCCCGACGGCTGGTGGGCGCAGTGCTCGCGGCATGGGCGGGTGGATTCATCGGCCCTGGACCTGCGCTGA
- a CDS encoding NUDIX hydrolase codes for MPYDSTTHHEVLVAVFQKRGDELCVLLWQRALEPEAGTWSLPGGALGADEDLPTSATRQLAEKVDVQELAHLEQLSVFSDPHRVPGPRTIASTFLGLIPSPSDPRLPPDTRWHPVSDLPQTSFDHGVVVRYARRRLAAKLSYTNIAFALAADEFTMSALRDLYTCAIGHAVDTTNLQRILRRRGVITTTGKTAPPGRAGGRPAALFRFTESRLRVTDEFAVLRPPV; via the coding sequence ATGCCATATGATAGCACCACGCACCACGAGGTACTGGTTGCGGTCTTCCAGAAACGCGGTGACGAGCTCTGCGTGCTCCTGTGGCAACGCGCGCTCGAACCCGAGGCCGGCACCTGGTCGCTCCCCGGCGGGGCGCTCGGCGCCGACGAGGACCTGCCGACCTCCGCGACGCGTCAACTCGCGGAGAAGGTCGACGTGCAGGAACTCGCCCATCTCGAGCAGCTCTCGGTGTTCAGCGATCCGCACCGCGTACCCGGGCCGCGCACCATCGCGTCGACGTTCCTCGGGTTGATCCCCTCCCCCTCCGACCCGCGGCTGCCGCCCGACACCCGCTGGCACCCGGTGTCGGACCTGCCGCAGACGAGCTTCGACCACGGCGTCGTCGTCCGGTACGCGCGCCGCCGGCTGGCCGCCAAGCTGTCCTACACCAACATCGCGTTCGCCCTGGCCGCCGACGAGTTCACGATGTCGGCGCTACGCGACCTGTACACGTGCGCAATCGGCCACGCGGTGGACACCACCAATCTGCAGCGCATCCTGCGACGCCGGGGCGTGATCACCACGACAGGGAAGACGGCGCCGCCGGGGCGCGCCGGGGGCCGGCCCGCGGCGCTGTTCCGATTCACCGAGTCGCGATTGCGCGTGACCGACGAGTTCGCGGTGCTGCGTCCGCCGGTGTGA
- a CDS encoding TetR family transcriptional regulator has protein sequence MQLRRHDVLAGAIAILDEYGLADLTMRRLASSLGVQPGALYWHFPNKQTLLAAITDEILADASAGPPAPAETWDERLPTLARRMRDALLSHRDGAEVASASYAARLASEAPQTALAAACIDGGLPADEAGMAARALFSYVLGQTMDEQSRMQMDSHGALTESASPLFESPTAADGFEYGLGLFIGGVRALPAVVDQRLS, from the coding sequence ATGCAGCTGCGCAGGCACGATGTACTCGCGGGCGCCATCGCGATCCTCGACGAGTACGGCCTGGCGGATCTCACGATGCGCCGTCTCGCGTCGTCGCTGGGCGTGCAGCCGGGGGCGCTGTACTGGCATTTCCCCAACAAGCAGACGCTGCTGGCCGCCATCACCGACGAGATCCTCGCCGACGCCTCCGCGGGACCGCCGGCGCCGGCCGAAACCTGGGACGAGCGGCTGCCAACGCTGGCACGCCGGATGCGCGACGCGCTGCTGTCGCACCGCGACGGCGCGGAAGTGGCCTCCGCCTCGTACGCGGCGCGCTTGGCCTCGGAGGCGCCCCAGACGGCGTTGGCGGCCGCCTGCATCGACGGCGGGCTGCCGGCGGACGAGGCCGGCATGGCCGCCCGCGCCCTGTTCTCCTACGTCCTCGGGCAGACCATGGACGAGCAGTCCCGCATGCAGATGGACTCGCACGGGGCGCTGACGGAGTCCGCCTCCCCGCTGTTCGAGTCACCCACGGCCGCCGATGGTTTCGAGTACGGATTGGGTTTGTTCATCGGCGGCGTCCGCGCACTCCCCGCCGTCGTCGATCAGCGGTTATCCTGA